The Apis mellifera strain DH4 linkage group LG13, Amel_HAv3.1, whole genome shotgun sequence genome includes a region encoding these proteins:
- the LOC409826 gene encoding mucin-12 isoform X1 — MKSRNCADEQMTVGKSIHLLLVILSSMSVVSRSYVPEATGRRLFGGYRIVPKACQPTIPSRVKSNEPAICMFNYECSRRNGQVVGACMDGFLFGACCQLPLKTLTGTNVENVPSNDEIFNVHEIDHVPDIPILLNSDGTPVGMTVSQDNTVKMDIIDHHASTQVNKNQGITYTKISTFDAPPSTTTKSISGNGQIQDSVENSEKPQLPVQPDVTHLEEDFPALLGQQNILDDLALPGLLTHSNNNIQNRPSNPVINPVTTLLSPDQILQIADPVDQLPALFSQGLGQNNHTSPDTILLNENGTMLNETNNPDDFSFKPNVESTVDQKKVTETSSTATTQRPKVTESVSYTEIKRPVHDDTTHRVSTSTTTQWIKFPDQSSPSMHVSSSAEDETLGASSKLPITQLYANTQRLTTSSLPQETAIDNFEKISTLEERVSTKDVEADESINKVTTTPMTTIPSDKKNELIRVPTITYDAPSGNKKDDMIDKEEIAINHIISILNDTKPGTGTTIQTPNSSINKWVSIDETSKPSLVRISTKPPFVSQPPTTAESFPYTFYKPGQQSSNYYSYETIPTDTTHASYYSTSNAHSSRPSTQSIFTSPPTSDYSAKVTTTNPPAPTVIVLGPLGTEFTTETTQKTVTRRPTVGESVGSTVIFKPTIESTRPSPLTTKKPSVSTTITHNVSTVISNVATNNVVSTSFFSVNVKDGTTSEPVVDSSYDTKSTTSQTEINSERLSTKRPTIWTTFSTWSEKPSFHLKPSTPSNIIFTEENVGQPVHTIVFKDPAVSTEIYPKSTTTSVPPHCDEETAAPDDLINFPPVRNPNLNISTPISQQEKPTIVETFNNTGYPDIEILSENDIPTPTFIEDDVLTNKVDTFVNKIMQSLQDNFQDLKDIVYNRANATSAPTSTKRPVISTTRKPLRKPTTTVKPSYVTTKKPATTKRPSINRPTTLKPFASSEKPVRPSKPTTLKPKPNTVPGATTRKPQITTKRPRPTKRPTTTLATSTEGTIIEEETSTSAAIETTTSPQITSSNDFRSQCGIRPLVKSGRIVGGKAATFGEWPWQVLVREATWLGLFTKNKCGGVLITDKYVITAAHCQPGFLATLVAVFGEFDLSGELEAKRSMTRNVRRVIVNRGYNPTTFESDLALLELESPIQFDVHIIPICMPNDGIDFTGRMATVTGWGRLKYNGGVPSVLQEVQVPIIKNSVCQEMFQTAGHSKLILDSFLCAGYANGQKDSCEGDSGGPLVMQRPDGRWFLVGTVSHGITCAAPYLPGVYMRTTYFKPWLQSITGV, encoded by the exons ATGAAGTCACGAAACTGCGCGGATGAACAG ATGACTGTCGGGAAGAGTATCCATTTATTGCTCGTCATCCTTTCTTCCATGTCCGTCGTTTCACGCTCTTACGTGCCCGAAGCCACAG GTAGGAGATTATTCGGCGGATATAGAATAGTACCGAAAGCGTGTCAACCCACAATACCATCCCGGGTCAAGTCAAACGAGCCAGCTATATGCATGTTCAATTATGAATGCTCGCGACGAAATGGACAAGTGGTCGGCGCTTGTATGGACGGTTTCCTTTTCGGCGCGTGCTGCCAACTGCCGTTGAAAACTTTGACCGGCACCAACGTCGAAAACGTTCCGAGCAACGATGAAATATTCAACGTGCACGAAATCGATCACGTCCCGGATATTCCCATCTTGTTGAATTCGGACGGGACGCCGGTCGGGATGACGGTGTCCCAGGACAACACCGTCAAGATGGATATTATCGATCATCACGCGTCCACCCAAGTGAACAAGAACCAAGGAATCACGTACACCAAAATTTCCACGTTCGACGCCCCCCCTTCGACCACGACCAAGTCGATATCCGGGAACGGGCAGATCCAAGACAGCGTTGAAAACTCGGAGAAGCCACAATTACCCGTACAACCAGACGTAACCCATCTGGAGGAAGATTTTCCGGCTCTGCTTGGCCAGCAGAACATATTGGACGATCTTGCTCTCCCGGGATTGTTGACCCATTCGAATAACAACATACAGAATCGTCCGAGCAATCCTGTCATTAATCCGGTCACCACTTTGCTAAGCCCGGATCAGATACTTCAGATAGCCGATCCGGTTGACCAACTTCCGGCCCTGTTCTCCCAAGGATTGGGCCAGAACAACCACACCTCGCCCGACACGATATTATTGAACGAGAATGGGACTATGTTGAACGAGACCAACAATCCCGATGATTTCTCGTTCAAACCCAACGTCGAGTCGACCGTCGATCAGAAGAAAGTGACTGAAACTTCGAGCACCGCCACCACTCAGAGGCCGAAAGTGACCGAAAGTGTGTCGTACACGGAAATTAAGAGGCCTGTGCACGACGACACCACTCATCGCGTCAGCACATCGACGACGACACAGTGGATTAAATTCCCCGATCAATCCTCGCCTTCGATGCACGTCTCATCTTCCGCGGAAGATGAAACGTTAGGCGCGTCGTCGAAATTGCCCATCACTCAATTGTACGCCAACACGCAGAGGCTCACGacctcttccctcccccaaGAGACGGCGATCGATAACTTCGAAAAGATCAGCACGTTGGAAGAAAGGGTATCGACCAAGGACGTGGAGGCTGATGAATCGATCAACAAAGTAACCACCACGCCGATGACGACCATTCCAAGCGACAAAAAGAACGAATTGATTAGAGTGCCGACCATCACTTACGACGCGCCCTCCGGAAACAAAAAGGACGATATGATAGATAAGGAGGAAATAGCGATCAATCACATAATATCAATCTTGAACGACACGAAGCCGGGAACGGGAACGACGATTCAAACGCCGAATTCGTCCATTAATAAGTGGGTGAGCATCGACGAAACTTCGAAACCTTCGTTGGTCCGAATCTCCACGAAACCACCCTTCGTTTCTCAACCACCGACCACTGCCGAATCATTCCCCTACACCTTCTACAAACCGGGACAACAATCGTCCAATTATTACAGCTACGAAACTATACCCACGGATACGACTCACGCTTCGTATTATTCAACCTCGAACGCGCATTCCTCGAGACCGTCCACTCAATCAATTTTCACCAGCCCCCCGACTTCCGATTATTCCGCCAAAGTGACTACGACGAATCCGCCTGCACCGACCGTCATCGTGCTGGGCCCACTAGGCACGGAATTCACCACGGAGACGACTCAGAAAACGGTGACGAGGAGACCGACGGTAGGTGAAAGTGTCGGGTCCACCGTGATCTTCAAGCCTACGATCGAGTCGACCAGGCCGAGCCCGCTCACCACGAAAAAGCCAAGTGTCTCCACGACCATAACTCACAACGTCAGCACGGTTATCTCGAACGTGGCTACGAACAACGTGGTCTCGACCAGTTTCTTCAGCGTCAACGTGAAAGACGGCACCACTTCCGAGCCAGTGGTGGACAGTAGCTACGACACGAAATCCACAACCTCTCAGACCGAGATAAACTCGGAGAGGTTGTCGACGAAAAGACCCACGATTTGGACCACCTTCTCCACGTGGTCCGAGAAACCGAGTTTCCACCTGAAACCGTCCACTCCTTCCAACATAATTTTCACCGAGGAGAACGTTGGACAGCCCGTTCATACGATAGTGTTCAAAGATCCTGCCGTTTCAACCGAGATATATCCGAAATCGACCACCACCTCTGTGCCGCCACATTGCGACGAAGAGACAGCCGCACCCGACGACCTGATCAATTTCCCTCCGGTTCGAAATCCGAATCTCAATATTTCGACTCCGATCTCGCAACAGGAGAAACCAACCATCGTCGAGACCTTCAATAACACGGGTTATCCAGACATCGAGATATTAAGCGAGAACGACATTCCAACGCCAACCTTCATCGAGGACGACGTGCTCACCAACAAAGTGGACACGTTCGTCAACAAGATCATGCAATCGTTGCAAGACAATTTCCAG GATCTCAAGGATATCGTGTACAATCGAGCCAACGCGACGTCGGCCCCAACGTCCACCAAGAGGCCTGTCATATCCACCACGAGGAAACCGTTGCGAAAGCCAACTACGACCGTCAAACCTTCGTACGTCACGACCAAGAAACCGGCGACCACGAAGAGGCCGTCCATCAATCGGCCGACTACTTTGAAACCTTTCGCATCATCCGAGAAACCAGTTCGCCCTTCGAAACCGACCACCCTGAAACCAAAACCGAACACGGTGCCTGGCGCGACCACGAGGAAACCCCAGATTACGACGAAACGTCCGAGACCGACCAAGAGGCCTACTACGACGTTGGCGACAAGCACGGAAGGGACAATTATCGAGGAGGAGACCAGTACTTCCGCCGCCATCGAAACCACCACCAGTCCCCAGATCACCTCGTCCAATGATTTTCGTTCTC AATGCGGCATAAGACCTTTGGTCAAATCTGGGAGAATCGTCGGTGGTAAAGCGGCGACGTTCGGCGAATGGCCGTGGCAAGTTTTGGTTCGAGAGGCAACTTGGTTGGGTCTCTTTACCAAAAATAAATGCGGCGGTGTTCTTATCACAGACAAATACGTCATCACTGCTGCCCACTGTCAACCAGG ATTTTTGGCAACGTTGGTCGCCGTTTTCGGAGAGTTCGATCTATCCGGTGAATTGGAAGCAAAGCGAAGCATGACGAGGAACGTTCGTCGAGTAATCGTGAACAGGGGTTACAATCCAACTACGTTCGAGAGCGACTTGGCACTTTTGGAGCTGGAATCACCGATACAATTTGACGTTCACATAATCCCAATTTGTATGCCCAATGATGGTATAGATTTCACTGGTAGAATGGCTACCGTGACTGGCTGGGGACGATTGAAATACA ACGGTGGTGTACCCTCTGTTCTACAAGAAGTTCAAGTGCctataattaagaattccGTGTGTCAAGAAATGTTCCAGACAGCTGgacattctaaattaattctcGACAGCTTCCTCTGTGCGGGTTATGCAAATGGACAAAAAGATTCTTGCGAg GGTGACAGTGGTGGTCCATTGGTAATGCAACGACCAGACGGAAGATGGTTCTTGGTGGGCACCGTATCGCACGGAATAACATGTGCCGCACCTTATCTTCCAGGTGTATACATGAGAACGACTTACTTCAAACCTTGGCTACAAAGTATCACTGGGGTCTGA
- the LOC409826 gene encoding proteoglycan 4 isoform X2, with protein MTVGKSIHLLLVILSSMSVVSRSYVPEATGRRLFGGYRIVPKACQPTIPSRVKSNEPAICMFNYECSRRNGQVVGACMDGFLFGACCQLPLKTLTGTNVENVPSNDEIFNVHEIDHVPDIPILLNSDGTPVGMTVSQDNTVKMDIIDHHASTQVNKNQGITYTKISTFDAPPSTTTKSISGNGQIQDSVENSEKPQLPVQPDVTHLEEDFPALLGQQNILDDLALPGLLTHSNNNIQNRPSNPVINPVTTLLSPDQILQIADPVDQLPALFSQGLGQNNHTSPDTILLNENGTMLNETNNPDDFSFKPNVESTVDQKKVTETSSTATTQRPKVTESVSYTEIKRPVHDDTTHRVSTSTTTQWIKFPDQSSPSMHVSSSAEDETLGASSKLPITQLYANTQRLTTSSLPQETAIDNFEKISTLEERVSTKDVEADESINKVTTTPMTTIPSDKKNELIRVPTITYDAPSGNKKDDMIDKEEIAINHIISILNDTKPGTGTTIQTPNSSINKWVSIDETSKPSLVRISTKPPFVSQPPTTAESFPYTFYKPGQQSSNYYSYETIPTDTTHASYYSTSNAHSSRPSTQSIFTSPPTSDYSAKVTTTNPPAPTVIVLGPLGTEFTTETTQKTVTRRPTVGESVGSTVIFKPTIESTRPSPLTTKKPSVSTTITHNVSTVISNVATNNVVSTSFFSVNVKDGTTSEPVVDSSYDTKSTTSQTEINSERLSTKRPTIWTTFSTWSEKPSFHLKPSTPSNIIFTEENVGQPVHTIVFKDPAVSTEIYPKSTTTSVPPHCDEETAAPDDLINFPPVRNPNLNISTPISQQEKPTIVETFNNTGYPDIEILSENDIPTPTFIEDDVLTNKVDTFVNKIMQSLQDNFQDLKDIVYNRANATSAPTSTKRPVISTTRKPLRKPTTTVKPSYVTTKKPATTKRPSINRPTTLKPFASSEKPVRPSKPTTLKPKPNTVPGATTRKPQITTKRPRPTKRPTTTLATSTEGTIIEEETSTSAAIETTTSPQITSSNDFRSQCGIRPLVKSGRIVGGKAATFGEWPWQVLVREATWLGLFTKNKCGGVLITDKYVITAAHCQPGFLATLVAVFGEFDLSGELEAKRSMTRNVRRVIVNRGYNPTTFESDLALLELESPIQFDVHIIPICMPNDGIDFTGRMATVTGWGRLKYNGGVPSVLQEVQVPIIKNSVCQEMFQTAGHSKLILDSFLCAGYANGQKDSCEGDSGGPLVMQRPDGRWFLVGTVSHGITCAAPYLPGVYMRTTYFKPWLQSITGV; from the exons ATGACTGTCGGGAAGAGTATCCATTTATTGCTCGTCATCCTTTCTTCCATGTCCGTCGTTTCACGCTCTTACGTGCCCGAAGCCACAG GTAGGAGATTATTCGGCGGATATAGAATAGTACCGAAAGCGTGTCAACCCACAATACCATCCCGGGTCAAGTCAAACGAGCCAGCTATATGCATGTTCAATTATGAATGCTCGCGACGAAATGGACAAGTGGTCGGCGCTTGTATGGACGGTTTCCTTTTCGGCGCGTGCTGCCAACTGCCGTTGAAAACTTTGACCGGCACCAACGTCGAAAACGTTCCGAGCAACGATGAAATATTCAACGTGCACGAAATCGATCACGTCCCGGATATTCCCATCTTGTTGAATTCGGACGGGACGCCGGTCGGGATGACGGTGTCCCAGGACAACACCGTCAAGATGGATATTATCGATCATCACGCGTCCACCCAAGTGAACAAGAACCAAGGAATCACGTACACCAAAATTTCCACGTTCGACGCCCCCCCTTCGACCACGACCAAGTCGATATCCGGGAACGGGCAGATCCAAGACAGCGTTGAAAACTCGGAGAAGCCACAATTACCCGTACAACCAGACGTAACCCATCTGGAGGAAGATTTTCCGGCTCTGCTTGGCCAGCAGAACATATTGGACGATCTTGCTCTCCCGGGATTGTTGACCCATTCGAATAACAACATACAGAATCGTCCGAGCAATCCTGTCATTAATCCGGTCACCACTTTGCTAAGCCCGGATCAGATACTTCAGATAGCCGATCCGGTTGACCAACTTCCGGCCCTGTTCTCCCAAGGATTGGGCCAGAACAACCACACCTCGCCCGACACGATATTATTGAACGAGAATGGGACTATGTTGAACGAGACCAACAATCCCGATGATTTCTCGTTCAAACCCAACGTCGAGTCGACCGTCGATCAGAAGAAAGTGACTGAAACTTCGAGCACCGCCACCACTCAGAGGCCGAAAGTGACCGAAAGTGTGTCGTACACGGAAATTAAGAGGCCTGTGCACGACGACACCACTCATCGCGTCAGCACATCGACGACGACACAGTGGATTAAATTCCCCGATCAATCCTCGCCTTCGATGCACGTCTCATCTTCCGCGGAAGATGAAACGTTAGGCGCGTCGTCGAAATTGCCCATCACTCAATTGTACGCCAACACGCAGAGGCTCACGacctcttccctcccccaaGAGACGGCGATCGATAACTTCGAAAAGATCAGCACGTTGGAAGAAAGGGTATCGACCAAGGACGTGGAGGCTGATGAATCGATCAACAAAGTAACCACCACGCCGATGACGACCATTCCAAGCGACAAAAAGAACGAATTGATTAGAGTGCCGACCATCACTTACGACGCGCCCTCCGGAAACAAAAAGGACGATATGATAGATAAGGAGGAAATAGCGATCAATCACATAATATCAATCTTGAACGACACGAAGCCGGGAACGGGAACGACGATTCAAACGCCGAATTCGTCCATTAATAAGTGGGTGAGCATCGACGAAACTTCGAAACCTTCGTTGGTCCGAATCTCCACGAAACCACCCTTCGTTTCTCAACCACCGACCACTGCCGAATCATTCCCCTACACCTTCTACAAACCGGGACAACAATCGTCCAATTATTACAGCTACGAAACTATACCCACGGATACGACTCACGCTTCGTATTATTCAACCTCGAACGCGCATTCCTCGAGACCGTCCACTCAATCAATTTTCACCAGCCCCCCGACTTCCGATTATTCCGCCAAAGTGACTACGACGAATCCGCCTGCACCGACCGTCATCGTGCTGGGCCCACTAGGCACGGAATTCACCACGGAGACGACTCAGAAAACGGTGACGAGGAGACCGACGGTAGGTGAAAGTGTCGGGTCCACCGTGATCTTCAAGCCTACGATCGAGTCGACCAGGCCGAGCCCGCTCACCACGAAAAAGCCAAGTGTCTCCACGACCATAACTCACAACGTCAGCACGGTTATCTCGAACGTGGCTACGAACAACGTGGTCTCGACCAGTTTCTTCAGCGTCAACGTGAAAGACGGCACCACTTCCGAGCCAGTGGTGGACAGTAGCTACGACACGAAATCCACAACCTCTCAGACCGAGATAAACTCGGAGAGGTTGTCGACGAAAAGACCCACGATTTGGACCACCTTCTCCACGTGGTCCGAGAAACCGAGTTTCCACCTGAAACCGTCCACTCCTTCCAACATAATTTTCACCGAGGAGAACGTTGGACAGCCCGTTCATACGATAGTGTTCAAAGATCCTGCCGTTTCAACCGAGATATATCCGAAATCGACCACCACCTCTGTGCCGCCACATTGCGACGAAGAGACAGCCGCACCCGACGACCTGATCAATTTCCCTCCGGTTCGAAATCCGAATCTCAATATTTCGACTCCGATCTCGCAACAGGAGAAACCAACCATCGTCGAGACCTTCAATAACACGGGTTATCCAGACATCGAGATATTAAGCGAGAACGACATTCCAACGCCAACCTTCATCGAGGACGACGTGCTCACCAACAAAGTGGACACGTTCGTCAACAAGATCATGCAATCGTTGCAAGACAATTTCCAG GATCTCAAGGATATCGTGTACAATCGAGCCAACGCGACGTCGGCCCCAACGTCCACCAAGAGGCCTGTCATATCCACCACGAGGAAACCGTTGCGAAAGCCAACTACGACCGTCAAACCTTCGTACGTCACGACCAAGAAACCGGCGACCACGAAGAGGCCGTCCATCAATCGGCCGACTACTTTGAAACCTTTCGCATCATCCGAGAAACCAGTTCGCCCTTCGAAACCGACCACCCTGAAACCAAAACCGAACACGGTGCCTGGCGCGACCACGAGGAAACCCCAGATTACGACGAAACGTCCGAGACCGACCAAGAGGCCTACTACGACGTTGGCGACAAGCACGGAAGGGACAATTATCGAGGAGGAGACCAGTACTTCCGCCGCCATCGAAACCACCACCAGTCCCCAGATCACCTCGTCCAATGATTTTCGTTCTC AATGCGGCATAAGACCTTTGGTCAAATCTGGGAGAATCGTCGGTGGTAAAGCGGCGACGTTCGGCGAATGGCCGTGGCAAGTTTTGGTTCGAGAGGCAACTTGGTTGGGTCTCTTTACCAAAAATAAATGCGGCGGTGTTCTTATCACAGACAAATACGTCATCACTGCTGCCCACTGTCAACCAGG ATTTTTGGCAACGTTGGTCGCCGTTTTCGGAGAGTTCGATCTATCCGGTGAATTGGAAGCAAAGCGAAGCATGACGAGGAACGTTCGTCGAGTAATCGTGAACAGGGGTTACAATCCAACTACGTTCGAGAGCGACTTGGCACTTTTGGAGCTGGAATCACCGATACAATTTGACGTTCACATAATCCCAATTTGTATGCCCAATGATGGTATAGATTTCACTGGTAGAATGGCTACCGTGACTGGCTGGGGACGATTGAAATACA ACGGTGGTGTACCCTCTGTTCTACAAGAAGTTCAAGTGCctataattaagaattccGTGTGTCAAGAAATGTTCCAGACAGCTGgacattctaaattaattctcGACAGCTTCCTCTGTGCGGGTTATGCAAATGGACAAAAAGATTCTTGCGAg GGTGACAGTGGTGGTCCATTGGTAATGCAACGACCAGACGGAAGATGGTTCTTGGTGGGCACCGTATCGCACGGAATAACATGTGCCGCACCTTATCTTCCAGGTGTATACATGAGAACGACTTACTTCAAACCTTGGCTACAAAGTATCACTGGGGTCTGA